In the genome of Candoia aspera isolate rCanAsp1 chromosome 4, rCanAsp1.hap2, whole genome shotgun sequence, the window GGGAACCAAATGTTGGTGGAGCACAACTTCTATCATCCCTGATCAGTGGCTATGCTGCccaggggatgatgggagttggaatccaacAATATTCGGAGGCCACAGGTGCCTATTCTTGCATTATAGAATATTAAATAAGGaaaacctatttttttaaaaatactattattcTGGAAGGAAAGGTTGGACTTCTGTTCTTGTTTCTGGGTTGCACGATCCTATTTGAATTCAGTATAGTGGGCTGTGCAATGTGGGATATTACTGCGATTTTGAAAATTCTTCTGAATTCGAAGTAAGTTTATTTGGTCCATCTTGTGTGGCCTTGTGGCCTTCTGAAAGTTAAATACTGGCTAGCCCAACAGAAATGCAATTCATCCAGCAGGGGGTGCTGCTGCTAAAGGAAAGCAGAAATTCACTTCTTATTTATCAAGGTTTTCATTTTGGAAACTGGAACATAATTTTGTATAACCTCAACTTCACTTTCCTCCTTCTCAGGTGGATTTCTTTCAAGCAACCGAAGAAAAACTCAAGTGTTTCCCCGTATTTATGTGTACAGGGTATTTTTTAGAAGttgttaaaataaaaagagaaaactctgagattaaattctgcttctaaaCAAATACTTCATTAGGAAAAAAGTGACCCAAATGCCTTAAAACTCCCTTATAAGTTCTTTTCTGACCTTTTAACTTTAACTGCTTGTCCAGTTAATCGAATCTCCATAAATGTGCATATGAATAACATCGTGCATTTCTTTTAGTAAATGCACATTTGAGCAAAAAAGAGCAATGCCTCTCCACCTTGTGCTTCTTCTTAATGAACTTATATTTATAAATtagtcccccccccaaaaaaaaaagccaatcttGCCAACAACCTTGCAGCTGCTCTATTAATTTTGTGCAAGGAACATCCTTTTAAGGTCAGTATGATCAAAAAGCTAAGTAACAACAGGCTTCAATGAAGCACATCCTATGTTGGGTGTGTTGAAGATATTAATTCTCTGTTGGCTAGTGGCCACAGGTTTTGGTCTGCACTGGATGTCCTATAATGGATAGACAGAAACCAGCAGGGGTCTATTTCTGAAATGAGGATGGCAAGTTGAGAAGGTCCAGCCTCCCCATAAAGGTCACTCTTCCTCTCTCCAAGGAATACCTTTCCTTCCTTTATTCATATGCTCCAGAATCTCTAAACTTTTGGGGGTATTCTGGAACATGCCTTTATGCAGGGTTTCAGTTAGCAGTACAGCAGTGACTTTCCATGGAAAACTGTCCCCAACctcatgccctccagatatgttgagaTTAGAACTTGCAAAAATCCCAACTAACATGGACctgcacatctgaagggcaccagggcCAGAAGATCACCTAGACTTGTGGGGCATAGCTTCTCCCCATACCACCATGGTACCCTCCAAGATGGCTTCCCCTCTACTAGACACAGATCAATGCACATGGTCCAAATGAGTTATATTCCATCAATGGAGAGCAGGGTTTAAAAATATCCTTGAAAGAAGGGGTAGCATGCTTTCCCCAATTATTTTTCCAAGTCTGCAGGGAGAAGATGAGATGATCATTCTGATAGTATCAGAGAAGTCGTCTCTTGTTCCACAACATCCCCACAATGTAGAAAAGTTGTGAGTGGGTAGGCAACATCTTATCTCTCCCCACCTCACAGCACCCCCTAGAAGAGGAGTCCGGTGCTGCCATCTCAtagcctttccttccttctttgagcCCTCCTCCAGAGGGAATTTGCAGCTAAGAGTTCCTGGTCTGTGAAGAAGGTCTCCAAAACATCCTGGACAGTTTTGTTTGTCAACTCTTCACAACTTGTTCCGGATCAAGACCAACACTCGGGCTGCCCAGTCTAGATAAAGGTGAAATGAGTGGACAATGGCATGTCCAGCCTGGACAACAGACCAGTGGGTCCCGTGGGTCGGGAGAGTTGGCAAAGGGTCATTGGGCAGTGTGAGATTGAGCTTCGTCATCTGGAGAGAAAGGAACAAGGGTGAGTTGAATTGTCTGCAGGAAGATTAGAGTTCTCAATTTCGGCCACTGTCCCCAGTGATCATAGAGCTGTAGAGCTGGAAGTGGCCACATAAGTCTGCTGATttagagctaccatatctgggctgcagagatgcatacaaccactagatggcagcaaagagatacagaaaaaccAGAATTCTTTCCTGCCATCCGGTGGCTGCCTCGATTTGCAGTGCAGATATAATTATTCTGAGCCCACTCCTTTCAACCTTACCAGATGTTCCAGTCTTTTAAGGAGGCGTTCAAGCCGGGTGTGCACTGTGCCAATGTCGTGTTCCATGGGCCGCAGCAATGTTGCTGCTTTCTTCAGCCACTCAAAATGCCGTTGGTAGCATTGCAGATCGGAGGTGAGCCGGGCTAGACCTGCAGAAACCTGAAGTAGAGGAAGACAAGACAGAAATTATGAAGGAGAATGAAATGGCTGATGTCTCTGCCCCATCCTTGCCTCCCAACAAAGAAAATGGGATGCTGGGGATGTGGAGCAGCACCTGAGGGAGATAAGGCCAGCTGGTTTGAGTCACCAGAGTAAAGGGGAAAGTGACCCAAGGAAAAGACTGCCAATATAGGAAGAATCTGAGGTGCCAAAATGGTGGAAACTCAAGCCACCAATAGGAAAAGCAAAGTTGAATTATGATGAAACAGCCATCCCCAGCAGggttcaactcccacaattctcagcaatagctatgctggttggggaattctgggagctgaagttcacctGTCTGGAGAGTATccagctggggaaggctgctgtgAAGCGTCTGAAACCACCACCAGTTGGACTTCCTACAAATGCTTTCCAGAACCTGATGGCCTCCAAATTGTGTTGGAAAACAATTCCCACCAACCTGGAACATAACCGGAACCAttgtccaacacatttggaggggaCCATGGTGAGGAAGTCAGAATTCTCACTGAAATCCTTATATTCCAGTCAGGCAGAAGAtgagccttctccaacctgttgccctccagatattttggactacactACCCCAAAGTCCTATCCAGTGATCCATCACCCCCAGAGGGCATCAGACTGGGAAAGACCAGCTTCTGGAAACAAGCCGTGAAGCAATGAAGAACCTGCAGGGGCACCAGAGAAGAAAATGGAGGCTGTTTTTACCTGGATATTGGCAAGTTCTACAGCATTCATGGATAAAACTGGCAGGGTTTCCAGCTTGTGTTCACCTTCTGCTGGGAAGTGTTTTTTCTGCACAGGGAACACAAAGAGAGAAAATTGAAGGCAAGAAAAACAGATCCTACTTTTAAAAGGACTAACATTGTGTatttaaaacaacaacccaaacctCCTCCAagtttaagataactgatttttaTTAGAAGCTAAAGGgtgtttcctttttattcttcccaACCCACCTGCCTGTTGGTCCATCAGTAGGACAGCTCTCTGGAAAGTGAAGAGAATGGGACAACATCTGGCATGGTGGGAAAAACTagcaaaagaaagactgagttcGAAAATGGGCTGAATcaggctgcagagaaaaacaatCTGCAGAAAAGATTTCTCCAATGCATCCTTACAGGAGAGGCAGCTAGACAGTGGCTCAGACTGTGGCCAGCTGCTCCGTTCTAAGCCTGCCgtcttcctggtcatgtgacccaggaGCCTATGCAGCCTGCCCTGTGTTGCCTTGTgtgcacacaagcacacacacaaacaggatgtttgttacacagaagaaaatattgaaaGAATTCCAGACACATCCTCTGCAGGCTTTCcctacctcagtgtttctcaaccctaaccctatctgaaagttgctaaagctgagaaacactatcCTACCTTAACAACAAGCTCTGTcaacctttctattgctctgcGGATAAATGGTACCATCTCCCAGTCAGAAGAGAAGGCAGAGCTGGGATAAAGGGACCAATCTCCTGTCTTTATAGAAGGGtgcttccattattattattattattattattattattattattattattattattattcacaactGAAATCACAGCTGCTAGTTCTTTGGCTGGCCTTCAATctcactgagttcttcccaagaacctaggatgttgtaatgtatcggCATAGTAtttgtgtggatccaagcagtgtggccttttgtaattgacagatggatattttgtcaatgcgcaggttttctaagtgccatccaaggtttcCTGGTATGGCACcgagtgtgctgataaccactgggaccaccacagccggtttatgccataatctttcaactttgattttcagatcttgatgctttgtgatcttctccaattctttgtcttttatGCTACTATCTATTCTACTATCTACTATTCTTCTAttctgctgctactactactactagtagtagtaatCTACAACTaaattcacagtctaagactggtgggagcctaataattcaagtcctaaccaaggatctaagaattattaaggtaacGTCTGAGAATATAGACAGTTCCTagcagggtgggtttttttttttttgtaaaattagggtgttcagatccaataaattcaaaatttccaaatatcgagGAAGTCCTTTAAGTAtcgctccaagggctccaatcacaattgTTATAatagtggatttctttttccataaatgTTCAACTTTGATTTGCAGATCccagtgtattattattattataaatttattggccacccaggTTCGGTGGACTCTGACAGGGAAGGCTGCTGGACTTACAAGGTGGCTGTAGAGGGTCTTGGTGTCACTTAGCAGATTTCTGGCCAAGATGACAATGGAATCAAACTCGATCCGGGGGTCTGTAGGCTTTAGTCGGGGGTTGGGTGCAGCCCAGAGTCCTTCATACAGACTCAGTAACATCACTACATGACACACGCCGTCTGCAAAAAAAGGACAAGGATGGCAGTTAAAAGAACAGTGGCCATAGACCAGCTTTTCCAAAATATCACCCGTACATATGGAACTACCATCTCCGTAAACCACAGAGATGCAGTCAGTGATAATGACTCATAGATTGAGACTATTCATGAAACTATTGTTGGGTGTGATGCAGACTTTCTTGTATTGGTGAGCTGATTAACACTTGTAGAATGATGGGAAACCTCTATCTGTGAAATCTTGAGAAACTGTGAAATTTACTTGTAAATTCTTGCTCATCTCTTTCATAGGGAAATCTGTTTTCGTGATTCAGCAGGGAACAAGGGGGCAAGCATCCCCGGTCCCTGAGAAGCCAGACTTtgatgtgtgtgagaaagaaaatgaaagaatgttTACCTACATGAAGGAGATCCCTTCCTTTCAAATGTCaggaaacatttaaaaactccatcctGATTTGCAGCCTGAAGGGATTCCATTCAGTCAACCATTTTACTATCTctggactagtgtttctcaaccttggcaactctaaggtgtgcggacttcaactcccagaattcccaagccagccatgcatcttagagttgccaagcttgagaaacactgctctggactcTACTAACTCACTTTTGGC includes:
- the IL11 gene encoding interleukin-11, with the protein product MALTASGGGKWDHFEGDEKSTLASGCGCEIKPLDGVCHVVMLLSLYEGLWAAPNPRLKPTDPRIEFDSIVILARNLLSDTKTLYSHLKKHFPAEGEHKLETLPVLSMNAVELANIQVSAGLARLTSDLQCYQRHFEWLKKAATLLRPMEHDIGTVHTRLERLLKRLEHLMTKLNLTLPNDPLPTLPTHGTHWSVVQAGHAIVHSFHLYLDWAARVLVLIRNKL